One part of the Solanum dulcamara chromosome 8, daSolDulc1.2, whole genome shotgun sequence genome encodes these proteins:
- the LOC129900785 gene encoding oleosin L, which translates to MADYYGQPQHTQHQLGQSPRSHQMVKAATAVTAGGSLLLLSGLTLAATVIALTIATPVLVIFSPVIVPAVITLFLLFSGFLASGGFGVAAISVLSWIYRYVTGKRPPGADQLEQARHKLANKAGEMKDKAQEFGQQHVTGTQQT; encoded by the coding sequence ATGGCTGATTACTATGGGCAACCCCAACATACTCAGCACCAACTCGGGCAGTCTCCTCGTTCTCACCAGATGGTGAAGGCAGCTACTGCTGTCACTGCTGGTGGAtcgcttcttcttctttccGGGTTAACTTTAGCCGCAACGGTGATTGCGCTCACCATTGCGACTCCTGTGCTGGTGATTTTTAGCCCCGTGATTGTACCTGCTGTTATTACTCTATTTTTGTTGTTCTCAGGCTTCTTGGCTTCAGGAGGATTCGGTGTGGCTGCGATTAGCGTGTTGTCATGGATCTATCGATACGTGACGGGGAAACGACCACCGGGTGCAGATCAGTTGGAGCAAGCAAGGCATAAGTTGGCTAATAAGGCTGGGGAGATGAAAGACAAGGCTCAGGAGTTTGGACAGCAGCACGTTACTGGAACACAACAGACTTGA
- the LOC129901167 gene encoding probable transcription factor At5g61620, protein MVSMAKDARKCSHCGHNGHNSRTCNSKGVGGIKLFGVRIDDNISSINNNNHHGHCDTKLKMLKIGDYESIRRSKSLGNLEHAVNYDHNGGVEAGYLSDGPIHSPRHRKKGISWNEEEHRRFLIGLEKLGKGDWRGISKYYVPSRTPTQVASHAQKYFIRISSIDKKKRRPSVFDGHLKDPVQKQNSQIPSKSSPSISNKDPEVSKEASSPLEQLFDTCQIKGLASKGVPSATRERPPLSPSPISRTFGVPNLHPMPYMVGVPRNIQGVTTAKVGPPTISWIPIVNFQNQSHVHLPNYSQGTAFVPFVARPPIGASSRPPPQVQSQASHSTQMTTKDGVNISIGAL, encoded by the exons atggtgaGCATGGCGAAAGATGCAAGGAAGTGTTCGCATTGTGGGCACAATGGACATAATTCAAGAACGTgtaattcgaaaggagttggcgGAATTAAATTATTTGGGGTTCGGATCGACGATAACATTAGtagtattaataataataatcaccATGGTCATTGTGATACAAAATTGAAAATGTTGAAGATTGGAGATTATGAATCCATAAGGAGGAGCAAAAGTTTGGGCAATTTGGAACATGCCGTGAATTATGACCACAACGGCGGCGTTGAGGCCGGATATCTTTCCGATGGGCCAATTCATTCACCAAGACATAGGAAAAAGG gaATATCTTGGAATGAAGAAGAGCATCGACGTTTCTTAATTGGCTTAGAAAAGCTTGGAAAAGGTGATTGGAGAGGAATATCCAAGTATTATGTCCCTTCCAGAACTCCAACACAAGTAGCTAGTCAtgctcaaaaatattttattagaatCTCCTCAATTGATAAGAAGAAACGTCGGCCTAGTGTTTTTGACGGGCACCTAAAAGATCCG GTACAAAAGCAGAATTCACAGATTCCCTCCAAATCTTCACCTTCTATCTCAAACAAGGATCCTGAAGTCTCTAAGGAG GCAAGTTCCCCGTTGGAGCAACTATTCGACACTTGCCAAATTAAAGGACTG GCTAGCAAAGGCGTTCCTAGTGCAACCCGTGAAAGGCCCCCACTTTCACCGTCACCGATTAGTAGAACTTTTGGAGTCCCCAACTTACACCCCATGCCTTACATG GTGGGAGTTCCTCGGAATATCCAAGGCGTTACAACAGCCAAAGTAGGACCACCAACAATCTCATGGATTCCGATAGTCAATTTCCAGAATCAAAGTCATGTCCATCTTCCAAATTATTCACAAGGTACTGCTTTTGTACCTTTTGTGGCACGACCACCTATTGGTGCATCTTCACGGCCACCTCCTCAGGTTCAATCTCAAGCAAGCCATTCTACTCAAATGACAACTAAAGATGGTGTTAACATAAGTATTGGAGCtctttga